In the Candidatus Kuenenbacteria bacterium genome, AGGTTGGAACCAATAAAAACCCCCGTAAGTAAAGCAAAAACAGCCGCTTTGACGGCTGTTATTACACGAATCCACGGGTGGAGGGAATCGGACCCCCGCTAGAGGTTTTGGAGACCCCTGTACTACCATTATACGACACCCGCAAAATTAATTTTCAATTTACAATTCTCAATTTCTAAACAATTTAACAATAATAACCTACCGCCAGAAAGCTAAAATTAAAAATGTTATTATAGCCAACATCACGCCGGCATATTCTTTAGCTGTCAAAATTTCATGTAAAAACAAATACCCCAAAACATTTGATAGAATTATAGAAACCGCCGCAAAAAGAGCCATTGCCTTACCGAGCTTCGTAGCAGTAAACACATACAACTGACAAAAAATACCCAATATTTTCAAAAGCCAATAAACAACAAACCAAAGGGATAAAAAATTAGCCAAGTTAAAACCATACTTAACAATATAATACCGCCCCATTAAATCACTTGCTGTAAATATCAATTGGCCAACAACTAAAGCCAAAATAATCATACTTAATACTTTATACTAAATACCTAATACTTATTTATTCCACGGTCTATCCGGATGGTTTTTGATAATATACTCGTAGCGTTCCATCTTTTGCCCAGTAGCCTCATTAAAGAGCGGCGTCCCGCCAGCATAAAGCGTATCGGCCGGCTCACCGTATTCATTCAAATTATTATCCACTATCCATTTTTCTATCTTAGCCTTCTCTGATATCTCCAGCACCTCTGTTTTTGCCTGATTCATGAGCCTCACATAAATAGGAGCGCTGGTATCGGTCGTGATATCTTGCGGCCAAAACGCCACGATCATCGCGATCATCGTGAAAGCCAAGACGATGATAATCGCCCAATAGGAAACACCATCGTTATTAAAAATCTTTTGCATAAAACACAAAAGTTATTTAATTATTTTGTTTCTTTGTGTGGAGTGTGCTTTTTGCACCACTTGCAATATTTTTTCAATTCTAGGCGATCCTTGACCACCTTCTTA is a window encoding:
- the rpmG gene encoding 50S ribosomal protein L33; this translates as MATKYKEKLIKFECTACKRINYFSQKNKKVVKDRLELKKYCKWCKKHTPHKETK